Proteins encoded in a region of the Paenibacillus wynnii genome:
- a CDS encoding N-6 DNA methylase — protein sequence MRNQEIVQKLWNLCNVLRDDGITYHQYVTELTYLLFLKMMKETDNEGIIPEQYRWDSLEQRHGLELTTHYRRLLLELGQEGNGIIKQIYMNASSNIDEPKNLEKIVRSIDQLDWYSAKEEGLGDLYEGLLEKNASETKSGAGQYFTPRPLIDVIVKLVDPKPGERCNDPAAGTFGFMIAADSHMRSKTDEYFDLSEKEAEFQRNEAFTGVELVKDTHRLAMMNAMLHDLHGDIMLGDTLSDLGKSLKNFDVILTNPPFGTKQGGEGLTRDDLTFTTSNKQLNFLQHIYRALNANGKARAAVVLPDNVLFEGGVGAKIREDLMNKCNLHTILRLPTGIFYAQGVKTNVLFFTREKTDKDNTKDVWVYDLRTNMPKFGKRTPFTTAHFDAFMEAYTATERNSVQDERFNVFTREDIRKKDDSLDIGLIADESLSAYDDLPDPIDSAEEAIAKLDEAMTLLLEVVAELKAVENKPEYVTEDRQELFQVAEVRGEYNV from the coding sequence ATGAGAAATCAGGAAATCGTACAGAAGCTTTGGAACTTATGTAATGTACTGCGTGACGATGGAATCACGTATCACCAATATGTAACAGAATTAACTTATCTTCTTTTTCTTAAAATGATGAAGGAAACGGATAATGAGGGAATTATTCCTGAACAATATCGTTGGGATTCGTTAGAGCAACGGCACGGTTTGGAACTAACAACTCATTATCGCCGACTGCTGCTTGAATTAGGTCAAGAGGGTAACGGGATTATCAAACAGATCTATATGAACGCCTCATCTAACATTGATGAACCTAAGAATCTGGAAAAAATCGTGCGATCTATAGATCAGCTAGACTGGTACAGCGCGAAAGAAGAAGGACTTGGGGATCTCTACGAGGGTCTACTGGAGAAAAATGCGAGTGAAACCAAATCGGGTGCGGGGCAATATTTTACGCCGCGTCCATTGATCGATGTCATTGTTAAGCTTGTTGATCCCAAGCCAGGCGAACGCTGTAATGACCCTGCCGCAGGAACATTTGGATTTATGATTGCTGCTGATAGCCATATGCGTAGTAAGACTGATGAATATTTTGATCTCAGTGAAAAAGAAGCCGAGTTTCAAAGAAATGAAGCCTTCACTGGAGTTGAGTTAGTTAAAGATACCCATCGCTTAGCGATGATGAATGCGATGCTCCATGATCTTCATGGGGATATTATGTTAGGTGATACTCTTTCCGATTTAGGAAAAAGTTTGAAGAATTTCGATGTTATTTTGACTAATCCTCCGTTCGGTACCAAACAAGGGGGAGAAGGACTTACCCGTGATGATTTAACTTTTACAACTTCTAACAAGCAGTTGAACTTCTTGCAACATATCTATCGGGCGTTAAATGCAAACGGCAAAGCCCGCGCTGCGGTTGTTCTTCCTGATAATGTATTATTTGAAGGTGGAGTCGGAGCGAAGATTCGCGAGGACTTGATGAACAAGTGTAATCTGCACACCATCCTGCGACTGCCTACGGGGATTTTTTATGCTCAAGGGGTAAAGACGAATGTTTTGTTCTTCACACGTGAGAAGACGGATAAGGACAATACGAAAGACGTTTGGGTGTATGACTTACGAACAAACATGCCTAAATTCGGGAAACGAACTCCTTTTACGACTGCTCATTTTGATGCGTTTATGGAGGCTTATACAGCTACTGAGCGAAATAGTGTGCAAGACGAAAGATTTAACGTGTTTACACGTGAGGATATTCGTAAGAAGGACGACAGCTTAGATATCGGATTGATTGCGGATGAGTCTTTGTCTGCTTATGATGATTTGCCTGACCCGATTGATTCGGCTGAAGAAGCTATTGCGAAGCTGGATGAGGCAATGACATTGCTTCTTGAAGTTGTGGCGGAGCTTAAGGCGGTAGAAAATAAGCCTGAGTATGTCACTGAAGATCGTCAAGAGTTATTTCAGGTTGCTGAAGTGCGTGGAGAGTATAATGTATGA